A window from Gopherus flavomarginatus isolate rGopFla2 chromosome 4, rGopFla2.mat.asm, whole genome shotgun sequence encodes these proteins:
- the LOC127049762 gene encoding ras-like GTP-binding protein rhoA has product MAAVWKKVTVVGDVACGKTCLLLAFCKEQFPKCYEPTVFETYIKDSEVDGKSMKLMPFDVAGQRQGNYQHFHSLFYQGTSVILMCFSVDRTNALQNILDIWIPEVKQFCPTAPIVLVATKKELRNDEGVLERLATLEQEPIKMEEGKAWAASIGAYAYLECSAKTKDGIERALQIIGQAAIRDGTKKKRKHHVFFRLL; this is encoded by the coding sequence ATGGCTGCTGTTTGGAAAAAGGTAACTGTCGTGGGAGATGTTGCCTGTGGCAAAACATGCCTCTTGCTTGCCTTCTGCAAGGAACAGTTTCCCAAATGCTATGAGCCAACAGTGTTTGAAACCTACATCAAAGACTCTGAGGTTGATGGGAAGTCAATGAAGCTGATGCCCTTCGATGTAGCAGGGCAGCGCCAAGGTAATTATCAGCACTTCCATTCGTTGTTCTATCAAGGCACAAGTGTCATCTTAATGTGCTTCTCAGTGGACAGGACAAATGCCCTGCAGAACATCCTTGACATTTGGATTCCGGAGGTCAAACAGTTCtgccctacagctcccattgttcTGGTGGCTaccaagaaagaactgaggaatGATGAGGGTGTGCTGGAAAGACTTGCTACACTGGAACAAGAGCCAATAAAGATGGAAGAAGGAAAAGCCTGGGCTGCTAGTATTGGGGCATATGCCTACCTGGAGTGCTCTGCGAAGACGAAAGATGGCATTGAGAGAGCCTTGCAGATTATTGGTCAAGCTGCAATAAGAGATGgaacaaagaagaaaagaaagcatCATGTGTTCTTCAGATTGTTGTAA
- the RHOB gene encoding rho-related GTP-binding protein RhoB, whose translation MAAIRKKLVVVGDGACGKTCLLIVFSKDEFPEVYVPTVFENYVADIEVDSKQVELALWDTAGQEDYDRLRPLSYPDTDVILMCFSVDSPDSLENIPEKWVPEVKHFCPNVPIILVANKKDLRNDEHVRNELARMKQEPVRTEDGRAMAVRIQAYDYLECSAKTKEGVREVFETATRAALQKRYGAPSGCLNCCKVL comes from the coding sequence ATGGCCGCGATCCGCAAgaagctggtggtggtgggggacggGGCGTGCGGCAAGACCTGCCTGCTGATCGTCTTCAGCAAGGACGAGTTCCCCGAGGTCTACGTGCCCACCGTCTTCGAGAACTACGTGGCGGACATCGAGGTGGACAGCAAGCaggtggagctggccctgtgggaCACGGCCGGCCAGGAGGACTACGACCGCCTGCGGCCCCTCTCCTACCCGGACACCGACGTGATCCTCATGTGCTTCTCGGTGGACAGCCCGGACTCGCTGGAGAACATCCCGGAGAAGTGGGTGCCCGAGGTCAAGCACTTCTGCCCCAACGTGCCCATCATCCTGGTGGCCAACAAGAAGGACCTGCGCAACGACGAGCACGTCCGCAACGAGCTGGCCCGCATGAAGCAGGAGCCCGTGCGCACCGAGGACGGCCGGGCCATGGCCGTCCGCATCCAGGCCTACGACTACCTGGAGTGCTCGGCCAAGACCAAGGAGGGGGTCCGCGAGGTCTTCGAGACGGCCACCCGCGCCGCCCTGCAGAAGCGCTACGGCGCCCCGAGCGGCTGCCTCAACTGCTGCAAGGTGCTATAG